The Paeniglutamicibacter sulfureus genome includes a region encoding these proteins:
- a CDS encoding tripartite tricarboxylate transporter permease: protein MESLSLLMEGFSQALTPMNLLWVLIGAVLGTAVGVLPGLGSAMAVALLLPITFSLDPTAAFIMFAGVYFGGLFGDSTSGILLNTPGNSSAIASTFEGHRMALDGRAAKALATAAMGAFIGGLIATTVVVFFAPVLVKMATAFGPAEYFALAVFAFLAISSVVSDSVVKGLMSLGLGLVLALVGVDGPSGTARYTLGLPQLFDGMSIVVITVGLLALGEVLHIASRIHRDETAVRVESKGRPRLELKDIRRAMPAWLRGTAFGVPFGVIPAGGSEVPTFLAYGTEKRLAARNGDTDFGTTGSIRGVAAPEAAANATAGTAMGALLALGLPTSATAAIMLAAFQQYGMQPGPLLFERSGPMVWTLLASLFIGLVVLLILNMQFAVLWAKLLLIPRHYLYAGITVLSVLGVYAISSSIVDLWILLVIGLLGFLMRRYKFPLAPVLIAVILGPLAETELRRALTVSEGDLSILIDSPVTMVLYGLLAITLVITGIQHLRHSKAARNQAMKFDSDKIGV from the coding sequence ATGGAATCCTTATCCCTGTTGATGGAGGGCTTCTCGCAGGCCCTGACTCCCATGAATCTTTTGTGGGTGCTGATCGGCGCGGTCCTCGGAACCGCCGTGGGCGTGCTGCCCGGACTCGGTTCGGCTATGGCCGTCGCGTTGTTGCTTCCCATTACCTTTTCGCTTGATCCGACCGCGGCATTCATCATGTTCGCCGGGGTCTACTTTGGTGGTCTCTTCGGGGATTCAACCTCCGGGATCCTGCTTAACACGCCAGGCAATTCATCTGCCATCGCCTCCACCTTCGAGGGCCACCGCATGGCACTTGATGGCAGGGCCGCGAAGGCACTGGCCACTGCGGCCATGGGAGCTTTCATCGGTGGCCTCATTGCGACGACGGTAGTCGTATTCTTCGCCCCGGTGCTGGTGAAGATGGCAACGGCATTCGGCCCCGCCGAATACTTCGCCCTGGCGGTCTTCGCCTTCCTTGCGATTTCCTCCGTGGTCTCCGATTCAGTGGTCAAGGGCCTGATGTCCTTGGGACTGGGTCTCGTCCTTGCCCTGGTCGGCGTGGACGGCCCGTCCGGAACTGCCCGCTACACCCTGGGCTTGCCGCAGCTCTTCGACGGCATGTCCATCGTCGTGATCACCGTTGGGCTGCTGGCACTGGGTGAAGTCCTGCATATCGCCTCGCGTATCCACCGCGACGAGACAGCCGTCCGGGTTGAATCCAAGGGCCGGCCGCGACTGGAACTGAAAGACATCCGCAGGGCCATGCCTGCCTGGTTGCGCGGCACGGCATTCGGTGTTCCCTTCGGCGTCATTCCCGCCGGCGGTTCCGAGGTACCCACCTTCCTGGCCTACGGCACGGAGAAGCGGCTCGCTGCCCGCAATGGAGACACCGATTTTGGCACCACCGGCTCGATCCGTGGCGTTGCGGCCCCGGAAGCCGCGGCGAATGCCACGGCCGGCACCGCCATGGGCGCCCTGCTCGCCCTCGGCCTTCCCACCTCGGCAACAGCTGCCATCATGTTGGCCGCCTTCCAGCAGTATGGAATGCAGCCGGGCCCGTTGCTGTTCGAACGCAGCGGTCCGATGGTCTGGACGCTGCTCGCGTCGCTGTTCATTGGCTTGGTCGTCCTGCTGATCCTGAACATGCAGTTCGCCGTGCTCTGGGCCAAGCTTCTGCTCATCCCCCGGCACTACCTCTATGCGGGCATCACGGTGCTCTCGGTACTTGGCGTCTACGCGATCAGTTCCTCGATCGTCGACCTGTGGATCTTGCTGGTCATCGGCCTGTTGGGCTTCCTGATGCGCCGCTACAAGTTCCCGCTCGCCCCGGTACTGATCGCGGTGATCCTCGGGCCGCTGGCCGAAACGGAACTGCGCCGCGCGCTGACTGTCTCGGAAGGCGACCTGTCGATCCTCATCGACAGCCCGGTCACCATGGTGCTGTACGGACTGCTGGCCATCACCCTCGTGATCACCGGCATTCAGCACCTCCGCCACAGCAAGGCGGCACGGAACCAGGCTATGAAATTCGACTCCGACAAGATCGGCGTCTAG
- a CDS encoding aldehyde dehydrogenase family protein translates to MSLLEESLWNSKINVNGWVVGGAGTQDVVEPATGNVLGTLGLASADDVLRAATAAAKAQVAWAAKKPEERAAVLRRAGLLWEEHADEVNEWLVRESGGIPAKAALETHTAANECYEASALPSLPAGEVLTTNEERWSFARRRPVGVVSVIAPFNFPLILGIRAVAPALALGNAVLLKPDPRTSVCAGVTIMRIFEEAGLPEGLLHLLPGGADVGAAVVEAPEVRVIAFTGSTAAGRKIGESAARLLKRAHLELGGNSAMIVLPGADLAKAASAAAFGSFMHQGQICMATGRHIVHRDIYEDYVAALAEKARNLPVGDPKSGTVAIGPIIDGRQLERIDSMVQSAVAGGARLAAGGKRGEGWFYPPTVLADLDPDHDAWKEEIFGPVAPVRSFSTIDEAVQMANASSYGLSVSILGDVGMAMKIADRVDSGKVHINEQTVSDEPNSPFGGVKDSGNGGRIGGPAANMEAFTETQWLTMRPEIAPYPF, encoded by the coding sequence GTGTCATTGCTTGAAGAATCACTCTGGAACTCGAAGATCAACGTCAACGGCTGGGTGGTCGGCGGCGCCGGCACCCAAGACGTCGTGGAGCCCGCCACCGGAAACGTACTTGGCACCCTCGGATTGGCCTCCGCCGACGACGTCTTGCGTGCTGCCACGGCGGCCGCCAAGGCACAGGTTGCCTGGGCCGCGAAGAAGCCGGAGGAACGGGCAGCGGTGCTGCGTAGGGCCGGCCTGCTCTGGGAGGAGCACGCGGACGAGGTCAATGAGTGGCTGGTGCGCGAATCCGGGGGCATTCCCGCCAAGGCTGCGCTCGAGACGCACACCGCGGCCAACGAGTGCTACGAGGCCTCCGCGCTGCCGTCGCTTCCGGCCGGCGAGGTGCTCACCACCAACGAAGAACGCTGGTCCTTCGCCCGTCGCCGCCCGGTCGGGGTCGTCAGCGTCATTGCCCCGTTCAACTTCCCGCTGATCCTGGGCATTCGTGCCGTTGCGCCGGCGTTGGCCCTGGGCAACGCGGTGCTGCTCAAGCCCGACCCGCGCACCTCGGTCTGCGCGGGTGTGACCATCATGCGGATCTTCGAGGAAGCCGGATTGCCCGAGGGGCTATTGCATCTGCTTCCCGGCGGCGCGGATGTCGGGGCCGCCGTGGTCGAAGCACCGGAGGTGCGCGTCATTGCGTTCACCGGGTCGACGGCCGCCGGTCGCAAGATCGGGGAAAGCGCCGCGCGGCTGCTCAAGCGTGCGCACCTCGAGCTGGGCGGCAACAGCGCCATGATCGTGCTCCCCGGTGCCGACCTGGCCAAGGCGGCATCCGCGGCTGCGTTCGGCTCCTTCATGCACCAGGGCCAGATCTGCATGGCCACCGGCCGGCACATTGTGCACCGGGACATTTACGAGGACTATGTGGCGGCACTGGCCGAAAAGGCACGGAACTTGCCGGTCGGCGACCCGAAGTCCGGCACGGTCGCGATCGGGCCGATCATCGATGGCCGGCAGCTGGAGCGGATCGATTCCATGGTGCAGTCCGCCGTTGCCGGCGGTGCCCGGCTGGCGGCCGGCGGGAAGCGCGGCGAGGGATGGTTCTACCCGCCCACCGTCCTGGCGGACTTGGACCCGGACCACGATGCGTGGAAGGAGGAGATCTTTGGACCTGTAGCTCCGGTGCGCAGTTTCTCCACCATCGACGAAGCGGTGCAGATGGCCAACGCGTCGAGTTACGGGCTCTCGGTGTCCATCCTCGGGGACGTGGGGATGGCCATGAAGATTGCCGACCGGGTCGATTCCGGAAAGGTCCACATCAATGAGCAGACCGTCTCCGATGAGCCCAACTCTCCGTTCGGCGGGGTCAAGGATTCGGGCAACGGCGGGCGCATTGGCGGACCGGCGGCCAACATGGAGGCCTTCACCGAGACCCAGTGGCTGACCATGCGCCCGGAGATCGCGCCCTACCCGTTCTAA
- a CDS encoding GNAT family N-acetyltransferase, translated as MPETASIHRWQTHPVTPENFEDFADVINPTRRDTHCWCLSHRLGVKDIEELGGGNRETAMRRLCERENPPGVITYRDGEPVGWCSIGPRAEIPRLAASKLIRPVDGVPVWSIICVVVRSGHRRQGVMARLLEGAVEYAASRGAPAIEAHPVDPPGRMDTTMAFVGTRSMFEQAGFRVIGTTDAVASRMPRLIMRRDLRSNP; from the coding sequence ATGCCCGAGACCGCATCGATCCACCGGTGGCAGACCCATCCGGTCACGCCCGAGAACTTCGAGGATTTCGCCGACGTCATCAACCCGACCCGGCGGGACACGCACTGCTGGTGCCTCTCGCACCGCTTGGGCGTCAAGGACATCGAGGAGCTCGGCGGCGGCAATCGCGAGACCGCCATGCGCAGGCTCTGCGAGCGGGAGAATCCGCCAGGCGTGATCACATACCGCGACGGCGAGCCCGTCGGGTGGTGCAGCATTGGCCCTCGCGCCGAGATCCCGCGGCTGGCGGCGTCAAAGCTCATCCGGCCCGTGGACGGTGTCCCGGTGTGGAGCATCATCTGCGTGGTGGTGCGCAGCGGGCACCGGCGGCAGGGCGTCATGGCCCGCCTGCTTGAGGGGGCCGTGGAGTACGCGGCTTCCCGCGGCGCGCCGGCCATCGAGGCACACCCCGTGGATCCCCCGGGCAGGATGGACACGACCATGGCGTTCGTCGGAACCCGGTCCATGTTCGAGCAGGCCGGGTTCCGCGTCATCGGCACCACCGACGCGGTGGCCAGCAGGATGCCGCGGCTGATCATGCGCCGCGACCTCCGATCGAATCCCTGA
- a CDS encoding dioxygenase family protein yields MTTAADRPPVLFLSHGAPPLADDATWTSQLAGWSGTMEKPKDILMISAHWENAPVSLSATHRKQELVYDFWGFPQHYYDVRYDAPMAPELADEVARLTGTHGHHVERDETRGLDHGAYVPLKEMFPDADVPVVQMSMPTLDPQGLFALGQSLAPLRDRGTMIIGSGFTTHNLRWFNPAGGPDVTPPAASSEFDHWAEEAMGRGDVDSILDFLHKAPAAREAHPRSEHWAPLYVALGAAYASGGIEAKTAIDGFWFGLSKRSWTLT; encoded by the coding sequence TGACTACTGCAGCCGACCGCCCACCGGTACTCTTTCTCTCCCACGGCGCCCCGCCCCTGGCCGACGACGCCACGTGGACATCTCAATTGGCAGGCTGGTCGGGGACCATGGAAAAGCCCAAGGACATCCTGATGATTTCCGCGCACTGGGAGAATGCACCGGTGTCGCTGAGTGCCACGCACCGGAAGCAGGAATTGGTCTACGACTTTTGGGGCTTCCCGCAGCACTACTACGACGTGCGCTACGACGCCCCCATGGCACCGGAGCTGGCCGACGAGGTCGCCCGGCTGACCGGCACCCACGGCCACCACGTGGAACGCGACGAGACCCGCGGCCTGGACCACGGCGCCTACGTGCCGCTGAAGGAAATGTTCCCCGACGCGGATGTCCCGGTGGTGCAGATGTCAATGCCCACCCTGGATCCCCAGGGCCTCTTCGCCCTCGGCCAGTCTCTGGCTCCGCTGCGCGACCGCGGCACCATGATCATCGGATCCGGCTTCACCACGCACAACCTGCGCTGGTTCAACCCGGCAGGCGGACCCGACGTCACCCCGCCGGCCGCATCGAGCGAATTCGACCACTGGGCCGAAGAGGCCATGGGCCGCGGCGACGTGGACTCCATCCTCGACTTCCTGCACAAGGCGCCTGCCGCCCGCGAGGCGCACCCGCGCTCCGAGCACTGGGCACCGCTCTATGTAGCCCTTGGCGCGGCATATGCCTCGGGAGGCATCGAGGCCAAGACCGCCATCGACGGCTTCTGGTTCGGGCTCTCCAAGCGCTCCTGGACGCTCACCTAA